One genomic region from Robbsia betulipollinis encodes:
- a CDS encoding glycosyltransferase, protein MSENACTHSGKILCVPQGWENYISCEFHEIHVKLESLNWEKIVVTGENDFEVFGKIAHAEVVIFWELYEFVERNEKHLLEDYKSTKNSCKKIFFCDDVHYFTTHRQKQRTRAFLWADIIFATYPDRIRNWYPSVPTEKIVWMPHSAAGIFYPGNVYRLDKILLSGSRSWPYPFRQFCHERIPSDICDKISHPGYPGYPGDMSNKSESNSQKMKEVGRKAYGDLLRKYPSMIVCGSIFHYLVAKVFEGMASGCLVVCESASLQDDLSKLGFIDGKHYIGTSHFSVLNDVEKIKRNFFEKNFIYQEICNRALTMVMENHTTKRRAEQMDKFALKLSEKNNG, encoded by the coding sequence ATGTCTGAAAACGCGTGCACTCACTCTGGAAAAATTTTATGCGTTCCACAAGGATGGGAAAACTACATATCTTGTGAATTTCACGAAATACACGTCAAACTAGAATCACTAAATTGGGAAAAAATCGTTGTAACCGGGGAAAACGATTTTGAGGTTTTTGGTAAAATTGCCCATGCGGAGGTAGTTATATTCTGGGAACTTTACGAGTTCGTCGAGAGAAATGAAAAACACCTACTGGAAGATTACAAATCAACAAAAAATTCTTGCAAAAAAATATTTTTTTGCGACGATGTTCACTATTTCACGACGCATCGGCAGAAACAAAGAACTCGTGCATTTTTATGGGCTGATATTATCTTCGCGACATACCCGGATCGCATAAGAAACTGGTACCCCTCGGTTCCAACTGAAAAAATCGTTTGGATGCCACATTCTGCGGCTGGGATTTTTTATCCTGGAAATGTGTATCGATTAGATAAGATACTGTTGTCCGGATCACGTTCATGGCCTTACCCATTCAGGCAATTCTGCCATGAAAGAATTCCTTCCGACATATGCGATAAAATAAGCCATCCAGGTTACCCGGGATATCCTGGAGATATGTCAAATAAGTCTGAATCGAATTCACAAAAGATGAAGGAAGTAGGTAGGAAAGCGTATGGCGATCTCCTGAGAAAATATCCTTCAATGATCGTTTGCGGCTCTATATTCCACTACCTTGTAGCTAAAGTTTTTGAAGGAATGGCATCTGGCTGCCTTGTTGTGTGCGAGTCGGCATCCTTGCAAGATGACTTGTCGAAACTGGGCTTTATCGATGGAAAGCACTACATTGGAACCAGCCACTTCTCCGTTTTAAATGACGTTGAAAAAATAAAAAGAAATTTTTTTGAAAAAAATTTCATATACCAGGAAATTTGCAACAGAGCTTTGACTATGGTTATGGAAAACCATACCACCAAGCGTCGAGCGGAGCAAATGGACAAATTCGCATTAAAGCTTTCGGAGAAGAATAATGGCTAA
- the dnaN gene encoding DNA polymerase III subunit beta, whose amino-acid sequence MQLVKTERDTLLRPLQTVCGIVERRHTLPILANLVITKNGPSLSFLSTDLELQVTTSTECASGAEQAATTVAARKLLDILRALPGGDVSLSLNDKRLTIQSGKSRFGLQTLAAEEFPTLAAAQDFGAEIAVPQRAFRQLLAGAHFAMAQQDIRYYLNGMLFIVEGDKLIAVATDGHRLAYSSTTIEGDFPKQEVIVPRKTVLELQRLLEDIDDPLRIQIGGAQIRFAFGPVELISKLVEGKFPDFQRVIPKGYKNHFVIGRDELQRALQRAAIMTSDKFKGVRWQIEPGVLRINASNADQEDASEELEIAYDGDKIDIGFNVTYLLDVLANTKADMLTISLGDAQSSALVTIPDNDHFKYVVMPMRI is encoded by the coding sequence ATGCAACTGGTCAAGACAGAACGGGACACGCTGCTGCGTCCTCTGCAGACGGTCTGCGGGATCGTCGAGCGTCGTCACACCCTGCCGATTCTCGCCAATCTGGTCATCACGAAGAACGGCCCCTCGCTCTCCTTCCTGTCGACCGATCTCGAACTGCAGGTCACGACCTCCACCGAATGCGCATCGGGCGCGGAGCAGGCCGCCACGACCGTCGCCGCGCGCAAGCTGCTCGACATCCTGCGCGCGCTGCCCGGCGGCGACGTCAGCCTGTCGCTGAACGACAAGCGCCTCACGATCCAGTCCGGCAAGAGCCGTTTCGGCCTGCAGACGCTGGCCGCCGAGGAGTTCCCGACGCTCGCCGCCGCGCAGGACTTCGGTGCCGAGATCGCGGTGCCGCAGCGCGCGTTCCGGCAACTGCTGGCCGGCGCGCATTTCGCGATGGCGCAGCAGGACATCCGCTACTACCTGAACGGCATGCTGTTCATCGTCGAGGGCGACAAGCTGATCGCGGTCGCCACCGACGGCCACCGTCTCGCGTATTCGTCGACGACGATCGAGGGCGACTTCCCGAAGCAGGAAGTGATCGTGCCGCGCAAGACCGTGCTGGAGTTGCAGCGCCTGCTCGAGGACATCGACGACCCGTTGCGCATCCAGATCGGCGGCGCGCAGATCCGTTTCGCGTTCGGCCCGGTCGAACTCATCTCGAAGCTGGTGGAGGGCAAGTTCCCGGACTTCCAGCGCGTGATCCCGAAGGGATACAAGAACCATTTCGTGATCGGCCGCGACGAACTGCAGCGCGCGCTGCAACGCGCCGCCATCATGACCTCGGACAAGTTCAAGGGCGTGCGCTGGCAGATCGAGCCTGGCGTGCTGCGCATCAACGCCAGCAACGCCGACCAGGAAGACGCAAGCGAAGAACTCGAGATCGCCTACGACGGCGACAAGATCGACATCGGCTTCAACGTCACCTACCTGCTCGACGTGCTCGCGAACACCAAGGCCGACATGCTCACGATCAGCCTCGGCGACGCGCAGAGCAGCGCGCTCGTGACCATCCCCGACAACGACCATTTCAAATACGTGGTGATGCCGATGCGCATCTGA
- the gyrB gene encoding DNA topoisomerase (ATP-hydrolyzing) subunit B, with the protein MTEQQKPQAENAYGASSIQILEGLEAVRKRPGMYIGDTSDGTGLHHLVFEVLDNSIDEALAGHCDDILVTIHADNSISVIDNGRGIPTGIKLDDKHEPKRSAAEIVMTELHAGGKFDQNSYKVSGGLHGVGVSCVNALSQWLRLTVRRDGKKHFLEFNRGAVINRTLENHNGVDVSPIPVIGTAEHNGTEVHFLADTEIFGTVDFHYDILAKRIRELSFLNNGVRIRLVDQRSGKEENFAFAGGVKGFVDYINKAKQVLHPTIFHATGEKDGIVVEVAMQWNDSFNESVLCFTNNIPQRDGGAHLTGLRAAMTRVMNKYIVESDAAKKAKIETSGDDMREGLSCVLSVKVPEPKFSSQTKDKLVSSEVRAPVEDVVAKALEEYLQETPLDAKIIVGKIIDAARARDAARRAREMTRRKGVLDGVGLPGKLADCQEKDPAKSEIYIVEGDSAGGSAKQGRDRKFQAILPLRGKVLNVEKARYDKLLASEQIVTLITALGCGIGKDDYNVEKLRYHRIIIMTDADVDGAHIRTLLLTLFYRQLPDLVEKGYIYIAQPPLLKIKHGKEERYLKDEFELRQYKLKLALNGAGLVTAEGQEPIAGDALGELARSYLLSEAVVDRVRRQVDSTALEAIMDGVEIQLHDKASAEASARTLQETLTAGPLKPEITVHAVHDEVRESWVLRIARRHHGNIKVSTIDGDFLATADYRQLRTTAETFRGLIGEGAVIHRGERSQAVGNFKSAMKWLLADADRNVSTQRYKGLGEMNPSQLWETTMDPTVRRLLRVQIEDAIAADAIFTTLMGDEVEPRRAFIESNALRAGNIDV; encoded by the coding sequence ATGACTGAACAGCAGAAACCGCAAGCCGAAAACGCCTATGGCGCGTCCTCGATCCAGATCCTCGAAGGACTGGAGGCGGTCCGCAAGCGCCCCGGCATGTACATCGGCGACACGTCGGACGGCACCGGTCTGCACCACCTCGTCTTCGAAGTCCTCGACAACTCGATCGACGAAGCGCTGGCGGGCCACTGCGACGACATCCTCGTCACCATCCACGCCGACAACTCGATCTCCGTCATCGACAACGGCCGCGGCATCCCCACCGGCATCAAGCTCGACGACAAGCACGAACCGAAGCGCAGCGCCGCCGAGATCGTCATGACCGAGCTGCATGCCGGCGGCAAGTTCGACCAGAACAGCTACAAGGTCTCCGGTGGCCTGCACGGCGTCGGCGTCTCCTGCGTCAACGCCCTCTCGCAATGGCTGCGCCTCACCGTGCGCCGCGACGGCAAGAAGCATTTCCTGGAATTCAACCGCGGCGCGGTCATCAACCGCACGCTCGAAAACCACAATGGCGTCGACGTCTCCCCGATCCCCGTCATCGGCACCGCCGAGCACAACGGCACCGAAGTCCACTTCCTCGCCGACACCGAGATCTTCGGCACGGTCGACTTTCACTACGACATTCTCGCCAAGCGCATCCGCGAACTGTCCTTCCTGAACAACGGCGTGCGTATCCGCCTGGTCGACCAGCGCTCCGGCAAGGAAGAAAACTTCGCGTTCGCCGGCGGCGTGAAGGGCTTCGTCGACTACATCAACAAGGCCAAGCAGGTCCTGCACCCCACCATCTTCCATGCCACCGGCGAGAAGGACGGCATCGTCGTCGAAGTCGCCATGCAATGGAACGACAGCTTCAACGAAAGCGTCCTCTGCTTCACCAACAACATCCCGCAACGCGACGGCGGCGCCCACCTCACCGGCCTGCGCGCCGCGATGACGCGGGTGATGAACAAGTACATCGTCGAGAGCGACGCGGCGAAGAAGGCCAAGATCGAAACCTCCGGCGACGACATGCGCGAAGGCCTGTCCTGCGTGCTGTCGGTCAAGGTCCCCGAGCCGAAATTCAGCTCGCAGACCAAGGACAAGCTCGTCTCCTCCGAAGTGCGCGCGCCCGTCGAGGACGTCGTCGCCAAGGCACTCGAAGAATATCTGCAGGAAACCCCGCTCGACGCCAAGATCATCGTCGGCAAGATCATCGACGCCGCGCGTGCCCGCGACGCCGCACGACGCGCGCGGGAAATGACCCGCCGCAAGGGCGTGCTCGACGGCGTCGGCCTGCCCGGCAAGCTCGCCGACTGCCAGGAGAAGGACCCCGCGAAATCCGAGATCTATATCGTCGAGGGCGACTCCGCCGGCGGCTCCGCCAAGCAGGGCCGCGACCGGAAATTCCAGGCCATCCTGCCGTTGCGCGGCAAGGTGCTGAACGTCGAGAAGGCCCGCTACGACAAACTGCTCGCCTCCGAGCAGATCGTCACGCTGATCACCGCGCTGGGCTGCGGCATCGGCAAGGACGACTACAACGTCGAGAAGCTGCGGTATCACCGCATCATCATCATGACCGATGCCGACGTCGACGGCGCGCACATCCGCACGCTGTTGCTGACGCTGTTCTATCGGCAACTGCCGGATCTGGTCGAAAAGGGTTACATCTACATCGCCCAGCCGCCGCTGCTGAAGATCAAGCACGGCAAGGAAGAGCGCTACCTGAAGGACGAATTCGAACTGCGGCAGTACAAGCTGAAGCTTGCGCTGAACGGCGCGGGGCTGGTGACGGCGGAAGGTCAGGAACCGATCGCCGGCGATGCGCTGGGCGAGCTGGCGCGGAGTTACCTGCTGTCCGAGGCGGTGGTCGATCGCGTGCGGCGTCAGGTGGATTCGACGGCGCTGGAAGCGATCATGGATGGCGTCGAGATCCAACTGCACGACAAGGCGAGCGCCGAGGCGAGCGCGCGTACGTTGCAGGAAACGCTGACCGCCGGGCCGTTGAAGCCGGAAATCACCGTGCACGCGGTGCATGACGAAGTGCGCGAGTCGTGGGTGCTGCGGATCGCACGGCGGCATCACGGGAACATCAAGGTCAGTACGATCGACGGAGATTTTCTGGCGACGGCGGATTATCGGCAGTTGCGGACGACGGCGGAGACCTTCCGGGGGTTGATCGGGGAAGGCGCGGTGATTCATCGGGGCGAGCGCAGTCAGGCGGTGGGGAACTTCAAGAGCGCGATGAAGTGGCTGCTGGCGGATGCGGACCGGAATGTGTCGACGCAGCGGTATAAGGGCTTGGGCGAGATGAACCCGAGTCAGCTGTGGGAGACGACGATGGATCCGACCGTGCGACGCTTGCTGCGGGTGCAGATCGAGGATGCCATTGCGGCGGATGCGATCTTCACGACGTTGATGGGCGATGAGGTGGAGCCGCGGCGGGCGTTTATCGAGTCGAATGCTTTGAGGGCGGGGAATATTGATGTTTGA
- the dnaA gene encoding chromosomal replication initiator protein DnaA: MNEFWQQCAALLERELTPQQYQTWIKPLAPVDFDASAHVLRIAAPNRFKLDWVKSQFSGRISDMARDFWQTSVDVQFVLDTRGGAGAGGAVTGGAGAARPAPSAAAPAPGAGQGLSRPPAAAPYANSAAHPAAAPRAGNEPPPESIDPDAPSIDATEAAAGRRNWRSGPPGETSAPVDRSKLNPVLTFETFVTGKANQLARAAAIQVADNPGISYNPLFLYGGVGLGKTHLIHAIGNQMLVDNPGARIRYIHAEQYVSDVVKAYQRKAFDEFKRYYHSLDLLLIDDIQFFSGKSRTQEEFFYAFEALVANKAQVIITSDTYPKEISGIDDRLISRFDSGLTVAIEPPELEMRVAILMRKAQTEGADVSEDVAFFVAKHLRSNVRELEGALRKILAYSKFHGRDITIELTKEALKDLLTVQNRQISVENIQKTAADFYSIKVADMYSKKRPANIARPRQIAMYLAKELTQKSLPEIGELFGGRDHTTVLHAVRKIADERGKDPQLNHELHVLEQTLKG, translated from the coding sequence ATGAACGAATTTTGGCAACAATGCGCCGCGCTCCTGGAGCGCGAGCTGACACCCCAGCAGTACCAGACCTGGATCAAGCCGCTCGCGCCGGTCGACTTCGATGCGTCCGCGCACGTCCTGCGCATCGCCGCGCCGAACCGCTTCAAGCTCGACTGGGTGAAAAGCCAGTTCTCCGGGCGGATCTCGGACATGGCGCGCGACTTCTGGCAGACATCGGTCGACGTGCAGTTCGTGCTCGACACCCGCGGCGGCGCGGGTGCAGGCGGCGCGGTGACCGGTGGCGCCGGCGCCGCGCGCCCCGCCCCGTCCGCGGCGGCGCCCGCTCCCGGCGCGGGCCAGGGCCTCTCCCGCCCGCCCGCCGCCGCGCCCTACGCGAACAGCGCCGCCCACCCGGCAGCCGCGCCGCGCGCCGGCAACGAGCCGCCGCCCGAATCGATCGATCCCGACGCGCCGAGCATCGACGCGACCGAAGCCGCCGCCGGACGCCGCAACTGGCGCAGCGGCCCGCCCGGGGAAACGTCCGCACCGGTGGACCGCTCGAAGCTGAACCCGGTGCTGACCTTCGAGACCTTCGTCACCGGCAAGGCCAACCAGCTGGCGCGCGCCGCCGCGATCCAGGTCGCAGACAATCCCGGCATCTCGTACAACCCGCTGTTCCTGTACGGCGGCGTCGGCCTGGGCAAGACCCATCTGATCCACGCGATCGGCAATCAGATGCTGGTCGACAACCCCGGCGCGCGGATCCGCTACATCCATGCCGAGCAGTACGTCTCCGACGTCGTCAAGGCCTACCAGCGCAAGGCGTTCGACGAGTTCAAGCGCTATTACCACTCGCTCGACCTGCTGCTGATCGACGATATCCAGTTCTTCTCCGGCAAATCGCGCACGCAGGAGGAATTCTTCTACGCGTTCGAGGCGCTGGTCGCGAACAAGGCGCAGGTGATCATCACCAGCGACACCTATCCGAAGGAAATCTCCGGCATCGACGACCGCCTGATCTCGCGCTTCGATTCCGGGCTGACCGTCGCCATCGAGCCGCCCGAACTCGAGATGCGCGTGGCGATCCTGATGCGCAAGGCGCAGACCGAGGGCGCCGACGTCTCCGAGGACGTCGCCTTCTTCGTCGCCAAGCACCTGCGCTCGAACGTGCGCGAACTCGAGGGCGCGCTGCGCAAGATCCTCGCGTATTCCAAGTTCCATGGACGCGACATCACCATCGAGCTGACGAAGGAAGCGCTGAAGGATCTGCTCACCGTGCAGAACCGGCAGATCTCCGTCGAGAACATCCAGAAGACCGCCGCCGATTTCTACAGCATCAAGGTGGCCGACATGTACTCGAAGAAGCGTCCGGCGAACATCGCGCGGCCGCGTCAGATCGCGATGTATCTCGCCAAGGAACTCACGCAGAAGAGCCTGCCCGAGATCGGCGAACTGTTTGGCGGACGCGACCACACCACCGTGCTGCACGCCGTGCGCAAGATCGCCGACGAGCGCGGCAAGGACCCCCAGCTCAACCATGAGCTGCATGTGCTGGAGCAAACGCTGAAGGGCTGA